The following proteins are encoded in a genomic region of Maribacter hydrothermalis:
- a CDS encoding heme-binding domain-containing protein, with translation MWKKIGIVLFVLLLIIQFIRPEKNNSGDDTFAITTKYSIPKDVQHILQVSCYDCHSNITEYPWYSNVQPAAWFLAEHVNDGKKHLNFSNFTKLPLFVQNHKLEETIEMVEEKEMPLPSYTYLGLHPEADLTNIQRQKIIDWANEQMNYLKQTYPADSLVFPKRK, from the coding sequence ATGTGGAAAAAGATAGGAATTGTCCTTTTTGTTCTCTTACTTATTATTCAATTTATACGACCAGAAAAGAATAATTCGGGAGATGACACCTTTGCTATAACTACTAAATACAGCATACCTAAAGATGTGCAGCATATATTACAAGTATCTTGTTATGACTGCCATAGTAATATTACTGAATACCCATGGTATTCCAATGTACAACCTGCTGCTTGGTTTTTAGCCGAACATGTAAACGACGGTAAAAAACATTTGAATTTTTCTAACTTTACAAAATTACCGCTCTTTGTACAAAATCATAAATTAGAAGAAACTATAGAAATGGTGGAGGAAAAAGAAATGCCCCTACCTTCTTATACTTATTTAGGTCTTCATCCAGAAGCAGACTTGACCAATATTCAACGGCAAAAAATTATTGATTGGGCAAATGAGCAAATGAATTACCTAAAACAAACCTACCCGGCAGATAGTTTGGTATTCCCAAAAAGAAAGTAA
- a CDS encoding glycoside hydrolase family 113, whose protein sequence is MKKNYLIIVLIIVLGIVGYAGVEYFPVTENKVVFENLDSIPTRRELRGSFFEKKEILVVYAAEDSTLNTKYQQILEGLSSLEPTKSWRSAKIHYRHVTDVTEEDLSSHVVFLLGAIQDNEIIGRFIDNTPFKVTDKQIIIGANKIGNKMAVLSMSFYPNPLAPKIPFSFLTGTDAQQVFNFFNNLVEENGRSFYWQNLNYELYNDNIRVVMGDFNEQWNIDNSTFFDFSNGNQVVLNAEKYQFVNHKNALQPSEVKSIEAQIKRNTSKVFAFLGNDDFPKITYNFYSNTEEKGLMTGNTAQAHYDTINNSVHIIANKIYKNNNIGKDNELLLRNMLGISKKDILTNGLPIYFTDTWQMKGYKYWSARLAESDNILSVAELLDNSFLEMESSLIRDCLAGAFVDFLMQTWGKEIFLYHYKDGELTNKQMQKLERQWKLYLENLSKIYPKEKIVKKELPYLKGFNFAHEGYSIYNGYGSKKATESLLKQKAMGSNAMAIVPYTGINDINTPTPLHFSNSAGSENDEAVVHAVSTAHDIGMYTMLKPQIYVGGSWPGGIEMPTEEEWNMFHDHYYRWIRHYAFLAEIHGMDALCIGVEFTKATLLQPNAWRNMIKKTRGLFNGHITYAANWGEEFENIEFWNELDYIGLNSYYPLSKADNPTDAEMSESFSKVKEKIKKVYERFEKPIVFTEVGFRSINEPWKNPHAEADESINEEMQARCYEIIFKGIENEPWCKGILWWKFPSFLEYRGEQNNAFTPNNKLAEETVRKWFTK, encoded by the coding sequence ATGAAAAAAAATTATCTAATAATAGTCCTTATTATTGTTTTAGGTATCGTTGGTTATGCGGGCGTTGAGTATTTTCCAGTGACAGAGAATAAAGTTGTTTTTGAGAATTTAGATTCTATACCAACTAGACGAGAACTACGTGGAAGTTTTTTTGAAAAAAAAGAGATCCTAGTAGTTTATGCTGCTGAGGATAGTACATTAAATACAAAGTATCAGCAAATTCTTGAAGGACTTTCATCATTAGAACCTACCAAATCTTGGCGTAGTGCTAAAATTCATTATAGGCATGTTACTGATGTTACAGAAGAAGATTTAAGTAGCCATGTAGTTTTTTTGTTAGGGGCCATTCAGGATAATGAAATTATTGGCAGATTTATAGATAATACTCCATTTAAAGTTACTGACAAACAAATTATAATTGGGGCTAATAAAATAGGGAATAAGATGGCTGTTTTGTCAATGAGTTTTTATCCAAATCCGTTAGCACCTAAAATTCCTTTTAGTTTTTTGACAGGTACAGATGCTCAGCAAGTGTTCAATTTTTTTAATAATTTGGTTGAGGAAAATGGAAGGTCTTTTTATTGGCAGAACCTTAATTATGAGCTTTATAATGACAATATTCGTGTGGTCATGGGCGATTTTAATGAACAATGGAATATAGATAACAGTACTTTTTTCGATTTCTCCAATGGAAATCAAGTAGTATTAAATGCAGAAAAGTATCAGTTTGTAAATCATAAAAATGCATTACAACCATCAGAAGTAAAAAGTATTGAAGCACAAATAAAAAGAAATACCTCTAAAGTATTCGCCTTCTTGGGGAATGATGATTTTCCAAAAATCACATATAATTTTTATAGTAATACAGAAGAAAAGGGTTTAATGACTGGTAATACAGCGCAGGCACATTACGATACTATAAATAATTCAGTTCATATTATTGCCAATAAAATTTATAAGAATAATAATATTGGTAAGGATAATGAGTTGCTGCTTCGTAATATGTTGGGCATCTCAAAAAAGGATATTCTTACCAACGGTCTTCCTATTTATTTTACCGATACATGGCAAATGAAAGGGTATAAGTATTGGTCTGCTAGGTTGGCAGAATCAGATAATATCTTGTCTGTAGCAGAATTATTGGATAATTCATTCTTAGAAATGGAATCTTCTTTAATTCGGGATTGCCTGGCTGGTGCCTTTGTAGATTTTTTAATGCAAACTTGGGGAAAAGAAATTTTTCTGTATCATTATAAAGATGGGGAGCTTACCAACAAACAAATGCAAAAGTTAGAAAGGCAATGGAAATTATATTTAGAAAACTTATCAAAAATTTACCCTAAGGAAAAAATAGTAAAGAAAGAGTTGCCTTATTTAAAAGGATTCAATTTTGCCCATGAAGGGTATAGTATTTATAATGGTTACGGATCTAAAAAGGCAACAGAGTCTTTATTAAAGCAAAAAGCTATGGGCAGCAATGCCATGGCTATTGTGCCCTATACAGGCATAAATGATATAAATACACCTACACCCTTGCATTTTAGTAATAGTGCAGGCAGTGAAAATGATGAGGCAGTTGTACATGCAGTATCAACAGCGCACGATATTGGCATGTATACAATGCTTAAACCTCAAATTTATGTAGGTGGTAGTTGGCCAGGGGGAATTGAAATGCCTACTGAGGAAGAATGGAATATGTTTCATGACCATTACTATCGATGGATACGCCATTACGCATTTTTGGCTGAAATACATGGTATGGATGCCCTTTGTATAGGTGTAGAATTTACCAAGGCTACTTTGTTACAACCAAATGCTTGGCGAAATATGATTAAGAAAACTAGAGGATTGTTTAACGGGCATATAACCTATGCGGCCAATTGGGGCGAAGAATTTGAGAATATTGAATTTTGGAATGAATTGGATTATATAGGACTAAATAGTTACTATCCATTAAGTAAGGCGGACAACCCAACTGATGCAGAAATGAGCGAAAGCTTTTCTAAAGTTAAAGAAAAAATTAAAAAAGTATATGAGCGTTTTGAAAAACCTATTGTGTTTACTGAAGTTGGTTTTCGTAGTATAAACGAACCATGGAAAAATCCGCATGCAGAGGCCGATGAAAGTATAAATGAAGAAATGCAGGCGCGCTGTTATGAAATTATCTTTAAGGGAATTGAGAACGAGCCTTGGTGTAAAGGAATTTTATGGTGGAAATTTCCTAGTTTCCTTGAGTACCGCGGTGAGCAAAACAATGCTTTTACGCCCAATAACAAATTGGCCGAGGAAACTGTTCGTAAGTGGTTTACAAAGTAA
- a CDS encoding head GIN domain-containing protein → MKPLLTITFFICAVLVCFAQNTTTISLQDFTELKVYDRITVTLIKADENKLEISTANKDDMSITENKGVLKIKMVTKNFLGGNTFKAKLHYTESLKIIDANENARIVSSGIIKGSTLDINSQEAGVITLNIDADTVNTKSTSGSEIKLSGVAVQQVAHVNTGGKLYNKNLKSKNTSVIVLGGGIAEVYSSEKVVAKVKAGGTIEIYGNPKSIDKDKTFGGKIEFIN, encoded by the coding sequence ATGAAACCTCTATTAACTATTACATTTTTTATTTGTGCAGTACTGGTATGTTTTGCTCAAAACACCACAACTATTTCGTTGCAAGATTTTACAGAGCTAAAAGTATACGACCGAATTACTGTAACGCTTATTAAGGCAGATGAGAACAAGTTAGAAATAAGCACTGCGAATAAAGATGATATGAGCATTACAGAAAATAAGGGTGTTTTAAAGATAAAAATGGTAACGAAAAATTTTTTGGGTGGCAATACTTTTAAAGCCAAATTGCATTATACGGAGTCTTTAAAAATTATAGACGCCAATGAAAATGCAAGAATTGTCTCTAGTGGGATAATTAAAGGTTCTACTTTGGACATAAATTCTCAAGAAGCGGGTGTCATAACTTTAAATATTGATGCAGATACGGTAAATACTAAAAGTACCAGTGGTAGCGAAATAAAACTATCTGGCGTAGCCGTACAGCAAGTTGCTCATGTAAACACTGGAGGAAAACTCTATAACAAAAATTTAAAATCCAAAAACACTTCTGTAATTGTATTAGGAGGTGGTATTGCCGAAGTTTATTCCAGTGAAAAGGTTGTTGCCAAAGTAAAGGCTGGTGGTACTATTGAAATTTATGGCAATCCAAAAAGTATTGATAAAGATAAAACCTTTGGAGGTAAAATAGAGTTTATAAACTAA
- a CDS encoding CPXCG motif-containing cysteine-rich protein yields the protein MFEHFFQCPYCWEEVSMLLDPSISRQTYVEDCEVCCNPIELTPHFEESELVSFNAQSIEQ from the coding sequence ATGTTTGAACATTTTTTTCAATGTCCGTACTGTTGGGAAGAAGTTTCAATGCTTCTAGATCCATCAATTTCTCGTCAAACATATGTAGAAGACTGCGAAGTATGTTGTAATCCTATAGAGTTAACTCCTCATTTTGAAGAAAGTGAGCTTGTGTCTTTTAATGCGCAAAGTATAGAGCAGTAA
- a CDS encoding TolC family protein, translated as MIRLRFIHLLLLFPVYGLLAQEAMLSKEVAVIKVLENNYGIEIAKNQVDIAENNASMLNSGYLPTLTGTAGATYNANNTTTEFPGQVDENNKPRADIEVNDAESQRYNAALNLNYTLFDGMGRFYTFKRLKEQYNLSTLQARETIENTMLQMFSVYFEIARLTENKNVQKQALEISTDRIKRAEYSFEYGQSTKLDILNAQVDVTNDSISLLNTEQQLANARRDLNVVLNQNLNETYEVDTTIVFIPKLQIVEYMENTISNNVAILQTESNLNINAYDIKVSKSGYLPIIGLNGSYGWNRNQNAPSAFLTGAVFPGTNSNVGSMSLGASLSWNLFDGGGTTVRVKNAKITYANQALLRKQVELEVNRDMQNAMAIYENRLKIYRIQEQNVITNQNNFERSKEQFQLGSITSIEFRQAQINLLNAQTNKNLAKYDAKLAELQLLQLTGQLLNIEL; from the coding sequence ATGATTAGATTACGATTCATCCATTTATTGTTGTTATTTCCTGTTTACGGCCTATTGGCACAAGAGGCTATGCTCTCTAAAGAAGTTGCTGTAATAAAAGTTTTAGAAAACAATTATGGTATAGAGATAGCTAAAAACCAAGTTGATATCGCTGAGAATAATGCTAGCATGCTAAATTCGGGGTATTTGCCGACACTGACGGGTACGGCCGGGGCTACGTATAATGCAAACAATACTACGACAGAATTTCCTGGGCAGGTAGATGAAAATAACAAGCCTAGGGCAGATATTGAAGTAAATGATGCGGAGAGTCAACGGTACAATGCGGCATTAAATCTAAATTATACCCTTTTTGATGGCATGGGTAGGTTCTATACTTTTAAAAGGTTAAAAGAGCAATATAATTTAAGCACACTTCAAGCAAGGGAAACTATAGAAAATACAATGCTTCAAATGTTTAGTGTTTATTTTGAGATTGCACGTTTAACTGAAAATAAGAATGTTCAAAAGCAAGCATTAGAAATATCTACTGATAGAATTAAAAGGGCAGAATATTCTTTTGAATATGGACAGAGTACCAAGTTAGATATATTAAATGCCCAGGTAGACGTTACCAATGATAGTATTAGTTTGTTGAATACGGAACAGCAGTTAGCAAATGCCAGAAGAGATTTAAATGTAGTTTTAAATCAAAATTTAAATGAAACTTACGAAGTAGATACGACGATTGTTTTTATACCTAAACTTCAAATTGTTGAATACATGGAAAATACGATTTCTAATAACGTAGCTATTCTCCAAACGGAGTCGAACTTAAACATTAACGCGTATGATATTAAAGTAAGCAAGTCTGGTTATTTGCCAATAATTGGTTTAAATGGATCTTATGGTTGGAATAGAAACCAAAATGCGCCATCAGCATTTTTAACCGGAGCTGTTTTTCCAGGTACCAACTCTAATGTAGGTAGTATGTCTTTAGGGGCTAGTCTATCTTGGAATTTATTTGATGGTGGTGGTACAACGGTTCGTGTAAAGAATGCTAAAATAACCTACGCTAATCAAGCGTTGCTGCGAAAGCAAGTAGAGTTAGAAGTAAATCGGGATATGCAAAATGCTATGGCTATTTATGAAAACCGTTTAAAAATTTATAGAATTCAAGAACAAAACGTGATAACCAACCAGAATAATTTTGAACGTTCCAAAGAGCAGTTTCAATTAGGAAGCATTACTTCTATAGAATTTAGACAGGCACAAATAAATTTATTGAACGCCCAGACAAATAAGAATTTAGCCAAGTACGATGCCAAATTGGCCGAGCTTCAATTGCTACAGCTTACAGGGCAATTATTAAATATTGAACTGTAA
- a CDS encoding efflux RND transporter permease subunit, whose protein sequence is MRKLIEYFIRYHVAVNVVVISFALFGVVGAKSLKSSFFPLTDSKNILITITYPGASPQEVEEGIVLKIEDNLKGLEGVDRVTSTSRENSGTINVEIEKGENIDFMLLDVKNAVDRVPTFPTGMEPLIVAKLEAVRQTISFAISGDHIPLATLKSVGRQIENDLRAMEGISQIEISGFPAEEIEIAVNENNLLAYGISFTEVANSVSNANILVTGGNIKTDAEEYLIRANNRSYYGDELNNLVVRADASGTVIRLKDVAIVSDRFAESPNATYFDGNLSVSTTITSTNNEDLISAADQVKEYIEEFNQKYNNVKLDIVSDQSTTLVQRTALLTENAIMGMLLVLIFLSLFLNTRLAFWVAFGLPVAFLGMFVFAGFFDVTINVLSLFGMIIVIGILVDDGIVIAENIYQHYEKGKSPVQAAVDGTMEVLPPIISAIITTILAFSIFLFLDSRIGEFFGEVSVIVILTLVVSLVEALIILPAHLAHSKALQPIDKKPKTGFAKAFAKLRIVNEAGDKMMTWMRDRLYTPVLRFSMKYKVFTFSLFAGAFILTLGSVGGGVIRTAFFPRVASDRVGIELEMPNGTNEKITDSIISLIEEKAEIVNQELTEKYLKGTDKVLFENVIRRLGPGSSSAELNINLLPGEERPDEISADMVTSRLEELVGPVIGVESLIYGSGGNFGGSPVSVSLLGNNIDELKAAKAELKNVLLNNSRLKDISDNDPAGIKEIRLTLKENAYLLGLDLRAVMAQVRSGFFGVQAQRFQRSQDEIRVWVRYERDERSSINNLDDMRIVTSTGERVPLSEIADYTIERGDVAINRLEGRREIQVSADMKDVKDSPTEIMTEIENVIMPEIHSKYPTVSASYEGQNRELGKLTGSLKLVGFTVLLLIYITIAFTFRSFSQPLMLLLLVPFSFIAVAWGHWIHDFPINVLSILGIIALIGIMVNDGLVLIGKFNSNLREGMTFDNAIFEAGRSRFRAIFLTSITTIAGLAPLMLETSRQAQFLIPMAISIAYGIGIATVLTLIMLPLFLSFSNNLKSKSRMLASGHKITKEEVERAIVERKESAHLEGQLAHSNENGVHDDHTVVGTNTH, encoded by the coding sequence ATGCGTAAACTGATAGAATACTTTATTCGGTATCATGTTGCAGTTAACGTGGTAGTAATTTCATTTGCTCTTTTTGGTGTTGTAGGGGCAAAATCATTAAAGTCCTCTTTTTTTCCTTTGACGGATTCTAAGAACATTTTAATCACCATAACTTATCCCGGTGCTTCACCACAAGAAGTAGAAGAGGGTATTGTGCTTAAAATTGAAGATAACCTAAAGGGTTTAGAAGGTGTTGACAGGGTTACTTCTACCTCCAGAGAAAATAGTGGTACTATTAATGTTGAAATAGAAAAGGGTGAAAATATCGATTTCATGCTTTTAGATGTCAAAAATGCGGTAGATAGAGTGCCAACTTTCCCAACAGGAATGGAGCCTTTAATTGTAGCTAAATTAGAGGCTGTTAGGCAAACGATTTCATTTGCAATAAGCGGAGACCATATTCCCTTAGCTACATTAAAAAGTGTAGGACGGCAAATTGAGAATGATTTAAGAGCTATGGAGGGTATTTCCCAAATAGAAATATCAGGATTTCCGGCAGAAGAAATTGAAATAGCCGTTAACGAAAATAATCTTTTAGCTTATGGAATTTCATTTACTGAAGTTGCAAACTCGGTAAGTAATGCCAATATATTGGTTACAGGTGGAAATATTAAGACCGATGCCGAAGAGTATTTAATACGTGCCAATAACCGTTCCTATTATGGCGATGAATTAAACAATTTAGTAGTACGGGCAGATGCATCAGGTACTGTAATTCGTTTAAAAGATGTAGCTATAGTAAGCGATCGTTTTGCCGAATCTCCAAACGCTACTTATTTTGATGGTAATTTATCGGTAAGTACAACCATAACAAGTACCAATAATGAAGATTTAATATCCGCTGCCGATCAGGTAAAGGAGTATATCGAAGAATTCAATCAAAAATATAACAACGTTAAGTTAGATATTGTTTCTGATCAGTCTACGACACTAGTACAACGAACAGCATTATTAACTGAAAATGCCATAATGGGTATGTTATTGGTGTTGATCTTCCTTTCCTTATTTCTAAATACAAGATTGGCTTTTTGGGTAGCCTTTGGATTGCCCGTAGCATTTTTAGGAATGTTCGTATTTGCAGGTTTCTTTGATGTTACTATTAATGTATTGTCTCTTTTTGGGATGATTATCGTTATCGGAATATTAGTAGATGACGGTATTGTTATTGCCGAGAATATTTATCAACATTATGAGAAAGGAAAATCTCCTGTACAAGCTGCTGTAGATGGTACAATGGAAGTTTTGCCTCCAATTATTTCGGCAATTATAACAACCATTTTGGCATTTTCTATATTCTTATTTTTAGATAGTAGAATAGGTGAATTTTTTGGTGAAGTATCTGTTATTGTAATCTTAACGTTGGTTGTTTCGTTAGTAGAGGCTTTAATTATACTTCCTGCTCACTTAGCGCACTCCAAAGCATTGCAGCCAATAGATAAAAAACCTAAAACCGGGTTTGCAAAAGCATTTGCGAAGCTTAGGATTGTAAATGAAGCAGGAGACAAAATGATGACGTGGATGCGTGATCGACTTTATACACCTGTATTACGTTTTTCTATGAAGTATAAGGTATTTACATTCAGTCTTTTTGCTGGTGCTTTTATTTTAACCTTGGGGTCTGTAGGCGGGGGTGTTATTAGAACAGCATTTTTTCCTAGAGTAGCTAGTGATAGGGTAGGTATAGAATTAGAAATGCCTAATGGAACAAACGAAAAAATTACGGATTCTATAATTTCTTTGATAGAAGAAAAAGCAGAAATCGTAAACCAAGAATTAACAGAAAAATATTTAAAAGGTACGGATAAGGTGCTTTTTGAAAATGTCATAAGACGTCTAGGGCCTGGGTCTTCATCAGCTGAATTAAATATTAACTTGTTGCCAGGTGAAGAAAGACCAGATGAAATATCTGCCGATATGGTAACGAGCAGGCTCGAAGAACTTGTAGGTCCGGTTATTGGAGTGGAAAGCCTTATTTATGGTTCAGGCGGCAACTTTGGTGGTTCGCCAGTTTCGGTATCTCTATTGGGCAATAATATCGATGAACTTAAAGCGGCCAAGGCGGAACTGAAGAATGTTCTATTGAATAACTCTAGGTTAAAGGATATTTCCGATAATGACCCGGCCGGTATTAAAGAAATCCGATTAACATTAAAAGAAAATGCGTATTTGTTAGGGTTAGACCTACGTGCGGTAATGGCGCAAGTACGTTCAGGATTTTTTGGAGTACAGGCACAGCGTTTTCAGCGTTCGCAAGATGAAATTAGAGTTTGGGTACGCTATGAAAGAGATGAGCGTTCTTCTATAAATAATTTAGACGATATGCGCATTGTTACGTCTACAGGGGAAAGAGTTCCACTAAGTGAAATTGCAGATTACACCATTGAGCGTGGTGATGTGGCTATTAATAGACTAGAAGGTAGGCGAGAAATTCAAGTGTCTGCAGACATGAAAGATGTAAAAGATAGTCCAACGGAAATAATGACTGAAATAGAAAATGTCATTATGCCAGAAATACATTCTAAATACCCAACAGTTAGTGCTTCTTATGAAGGACAGAATAGGGAATTAGGTAAATTGACAGGGTCGTTAAAATTAGTTGGATTTACGGTCTTGCTTTTAATCTATATCACCATAGCATTTACATTTAGAAGCTTTAGTCAGCCTTTAATGCTGTTACTATTAGTGCCATTTAGTTTTATAGCAGTAGCATGGGGACATTGGATCCATGATTTTCCAATTAACGTATTATCAATTTTAGGAATCATTGCTTTAATTGGTATTATGGTAAACGACGGTTTGGTACTTATTGGCAAGTTTAATTCTAACCTACGAGAGGGTATGACATTCGATAACGCTATTTTTGAAGCGGGTAGGTCAAGGTTTAGAGCAATCTTCCTTACCTCAATAACGACTATTGCAGGTTTAGCGCCACTTATGCTAGAAACCAGCAGACAAGCACAGTTTTTAATACCTATGGCTATTTCTATTGCTTATGGTATTGGAATAGCTACGGTACTTACTTTAATAATGTTGCCATTGTTTTTGTCTTTTAGCAATAATCTAAAATCCAAGAGTAGAATGTTGGCTTCGGGGCATAAGATAACCAAAGAAGAGGTTGAAAGGGCTATTGTTGAAAGAAAAGAATCTGCTCACTTAGAAGGTCAATTGGCACATTCTAATGAGAATGGGGTCCATGATGATCATACAGTAGTAGGTACAAACACGCATTAG
- a CDS encoding efflux RND transporter periplasmic adaptor subunit — MRKIIFTVLGILLVVVSIFLSKVIVDSKKTFKPKAEKVVKTVFTQVVENSTVPIVVTANGNLTAKQRVELYAEVQGVFKKGSKLFKEGQAFKQGETIINIDANEYAASVQSAKSNLFNQLTAVMPDLRLDYPDIYAKWQAYLTNFDMSKSTPPLPELNTEKEKFFISGRGILTSYYNVKNLEQRLSKYRISAPFSGVLTEALVTEGTLVRAGQKLGEFINPEVYELEVSISKRYTDLLKVGESVELTNIDDNSKYKGKVTRINGSIDQASQTVKAYIEVDNKNLREGMYLEANLDAKKEENAIEVDRSLLLEGDRIFVVRDSILDIIEVEPVYFSDKRVVLKNVPNGVTIMSKPLSGAYTGMAVKIYSEQTEKTKG; from the coding sequence ATGCGAAAAATTATTTTTACGGTACTAGGTATATTACTTGTTGTGGTATCTATTTTCTTATCTAAAGTTATAGTAGATAGTAAAAAAACCTTTAAACCTAAAGCAGAGAAGGTGGTTAAAACAGTCTTTACCCAAGTAGTTGAAAATAGTACAGTGCCAATTGTTGTAACTGCAAACGGTAATTTAACAGCAAAACAACGAGTCGAGCTTTATGCGGAAGTTCAAGGTGTTTTTAAAAAAGGTAGTAAATTATTTAAAGAAGGTCAAGCCTTTAAACAAGGTGAAACTATAATTAATATAGATGCAAATGAATACGCAGCAAGTGTTCAATCTGCAAAAAGTAATTTATTCAATCAATTAACGGCAGTAATGCCAGATTTAAGATTGGACTATCCAGATATCTATGCTAAATGGCAAGCATATCTTACCAATTTTGATATGTCTAAGAGTACTCCGCCACTTCCTGAGCTTAATACGGAAAAAGAAAAATTCTTTATTTCTGGCCGAGGTATTTTAACTAGTTATTATAATGTAAAAAATTTAGAACAACGACTTTCTAAGTATCGTATTTCAGCTCCTTTTTCTGGTGTACTTACGGAAGCCCTGGTTACAGAAGGTACTTTAGTAAGAGCGGGACAAAAATTAGGCGAATTTATTAATCCAGAAGTTTACGAGCTAGAAGTTTCAATTAGTAAACGTTATACTGATTTATTAAAAGTAGGGGAATCGGTGGAGCTAACGAATATAGATGATAACAGCAAGTATAAAGGAAAAGTAACACGTATTAACGGTAGTATAGACCAGGCTTCGCAAACTGTCAAGGCATACATAGAAGTAGATAACAAAAATTTACGGGAGGGCATGTACCTTGAAGCTAATTTAGATGCTAAAAAAGAAGAGAATGCTATAGAGGTTGATAGAAGTTTGCTTTTGGAAGGTGATAGAATATTCGTAGTTCGAGATTCTATTTTAGATATTATAGAAGTAGAACCAGTTTATTTTTCTGATAAGCGCGTAGTGTTAAAAAACGTGCCAAATGGTGTAACTATTATGTCTAAGCCACTTAGTGGTGCCTACACCGGTATGGCAGTGAAAATATATTCTGAACAAACAGAAAAAACAAAAGGATAA
- a CDS encoding leucine-rich repeat domain-containing protein, which translates to MKKILKCSGIILLMIYSYKANAQIQENEKEYLIKLNKSTQGFKWKNEWNLNADPATWHGVEVKDGHVVSLKLYRNNLEGKIPEGISVLKKLETINLSFNLLEGELPQGLFELQELKSIKLEMNKLSGVLPQDYSKMKKLEELTMFNNLLQGSIPSGIGSLENLKILNLSSNYFDGRLPKSLENLNKLERLELFGNKLAGSIDVELGKLVNLKELILSYNQFEGDLPSSVASLSNLEFVQLQGNGFRSLNSLLRLESTKLAVFDSDDEFLNMKFSTNEINKARLVDTKFEDVKQN; encoded by the coding sequence ATGAAAAAAATTCTAAAATGTAGCGGTATTATTCTGTTAATGATATACAGCTATAAAGCAAATGCACAAATCCAAGAAAATGAGAAAGAGTATTTAATTAAATTAAATAAAAGTACTCAAGGGTTTAAATGGAAAAATGAATGGAATTTAAATGCCGACCCTGCAACATGGCATGGAGTGGAGGTAAAAGATGGGCATGTAGTTTCTTTAAAATTATATAGAAATAATCTGGAAGGAAAAATACCCGAAGGAATTTCTGTTTTAAAAAAATTAGAAACGATAAATCTTTCTTTTAATTTATTAGAAGGTGAGCTACCACAGGGTTTATTTGAATTACAAGAATTAAAATCAATTAAACTGGAAATGAATAAATTGAGTGGTGTATTGCCGCAAGATTATTCTAAAATGAAAAAACTGGAAGAATTAACGATGTTTAATAATTTATTACAAGGGTCAATACCTAGCGGAATTGGTTCTCTTGAAAATTTGAAAATCTTAAATTTATCAAGTAATTACTTTGATGGGAGATTACCAAAATCGTTAGAAAATCTTAATAAATTAGAAAGATTGGAGCTGTTTGGAAATAAACTGGCGGGATCTATTGATGTAGAGTTGGGTAAGCTAGTTAATTTAAAAGAATTGATTCTATCCTACAATCAATTCGAAGGAGATTTACCTAGCAGTGTAGCCTCGTTAAGTAATCTAGAATTTGTTCAACTACAAGGAAATGGATTTAGATCATTAAATTCTTTATTAAGATTGGAAAGTACCAAGTTGGCTGTTTTCGATAGTGATGATGAATTCTTAAACATGAAATTCAGTACTAATGAAATAAACAAAGCTCGTTTGGTAGACACCAAATTTGAAGATGTGAAACAGAATTAA